Part of the Pseudomonadota bacterium genome is shown below.
CAAGCTGAAATTGTTCATGGTCGTGTAGCGCCCGTGAAACGTGACGTCGGTGCCCGACCAGGTGCGGTGCAGGACTTCCAGCGCCTCGTCGGTGCGTGAACCGCGCTGCTTGACCGGCACGCCGCAGGCTTCGAACTCGTTCGGATATTCGCCACCGACGCCGACGCCGAGCATGAAGCGACCGTTGCTGGCGACATCCAGCGCCGCGCCGAGCTTGGCCAGCAACGCGGCGGGGTACAGCGGCACGAGCGTGATGGCGCTCATCAACTGGATGCGGCTGGTGGCACCGGCCGCGACGCTCAAGGACACGAAGCCGTTGGCGGTGTCGCCGTAGAAACTCACGTGTTCGCCGCAGCCGACGACGTCGAAGCCGAGTTCCTCGATGTAGCGTGCCGAGGCGGCGACCTCGTAGGGCGAGCGCAAGGCGGTGCCGAAGCGGAGCGGAGTGTGGGTCATGATGGGTGCCTGTCTGTGCGGTTGCCGGGGGGCGGGCGACACGCCCGCGCCCGAGAGTGTATGCGAGGCGCCGGGCCGCGCCCATGCCGCGCCGGCATTACAGCGCGCGCGGTGGCGTGGTCGGCAGGCTGTGCAGGATCTGGTCGAAGATGGCGATGCCGCCGGCCGAGATGTGCTGTTCCGGATGGGCGACGCAGAACTTGTCCATCGCTTCGAACAGCTTGCCCGGATGCGTGAAGGCCAGCACGTCGGTGTCGCGCGCGATGGCGAGCCCGGTCATGTAGCCCGACAGCCACATCTGCGGCGCGTCGACACGCTCGCCCGAGGCGCGCCGCTGCTGCCATTCGGCGCACGGCCAGTCGGCGATGCTGGTGACGTCCGCCCATGCGCCGGACGCGCCGAGCAGGCCGAGCGCCAGCAGCACCGCGCGTCGCGCCTGGCTCGCGCTGGCCGCCATGTCGAGGCTATTCGCCGCGCCGGAAGATGCGCTTGTAGGTCAGCGTACGGGCCAGGTCGCTGCGCCGGTAGCGCGTTTCGATATGCAGCTCGTTGGCGCTGTCGTCGAGCGAGATCTTTTCCAGCAGGCGGTCGCCGCCCTTGATGTCGGTATCGACGATCAAGACCTGCCCTTCGAAGTAGCCGAAGGTACGGCCAAGATCATCGTGCGCGAACTCGGTGCCCTTGGCCGAGTAGGAGTTGCCTTCCGGGTTGATGGCGAACAGGCGCTTGAACTTCTTGTCGTACAGGATGGCGCACATGCGCGCCTGGTAAATCTTGAGGGTCTTGGCTTCCATGACCGTTTCAAGGTCGCCGGGCAGCGACCAGTCCACGTCGATGGTGTCCTCGGCGCGAAGCTGGTTGGAGTTGTGTAGCTGCTGGTAATACTTGTTGCTGCTTTGCCCCTTGTCGCCGGCGGCGCTGAACTGCTGCTTCTTGTGACGCTTGCGCAGCTTCATCAACTGCTCCTTGGTCACCCGCACGGCATCCTGGTAGGACTCCGAGCGCTCTTCGTCGAGTACCCAGTTGCCATTCATCTGCTCGGTGTCGGCGCGGCTCGCGCACGGCAGCCCGGCGCCGAGCAGCAACAGGAGACCGCACAGGCCGAGGACGACCGGGCGGCGTGACGACAGCATGGGGCGGGCGGGCTCGATCATGGCTCTCGAAGGCATTCGTTGAAGGCGGCGAAAGTTTAGCACCGAAGCGCGCGCCGTCGGCCGCTCATGCGTAGCGGTCGGTATGCGCGATAAGGGCGGCGCGGATGCCGTCCTCGCTCATGGAGTGGCCGGCGTCCGGCACCACCACCAGCTCGGCGGTAGGCCAGGCGCGATGCAGATCCCAGGCCGAACGCATCGGGCACACCACGTCGTAGCGGCCCTGCACGATCACGCCGGGGATGTCGCGCAGGCGCCGCGCGTTGCGCAGCAGCTGGTCATCGTGTTCGAAGAAGCCGCGGTTGATGAAGTAATGGGCTTCGATGCGCGCGAAGGCCTCGGCGAAGCGTCCGCCGGAGAATTTGCGGATCAGCGCGGGATCGGTCACGAGCTTGCTGGTGCTCGCTTCCCACACCGACCAGGCGCGCGCGGCGCGCCGCCGCCGCTCGCGGTCGCGGCTGGTCAGGCGCTTGTAATAGGCCGCCAGCAGGTCGCCCCGTTCACGCTTGGGAATCGCCGCGACATAGGCCTCGAAAGCGTCGGGAAACAGCTGGCTGGCGCCGTCCTGGTAGAACCACGCGATCTCCGATGCGCGCAGCAGGAAGATGCCGCGCAACACCAGCGCGCGCACCCGCTTGGGGAAGCTCTCGGCATAGGCCAGCGCCAGCGTGCTGCCCCAGCTGCCGCCGAACACCAGCCACTGCGCTATGCCGAGGTGTTCGCGCAGGCGTTCGATGTCGGCGACCAGGTCCCAGGTGGTGTTCTCGCGCAGTTCGGCATGCGGACGGCTGCGCCCGCAGCCGCGCTGGTCGAACAGCACGATGCGCCACTTGCGCGGATCGAAATAGCGCCGCTGCATGGCATCGCAGCCGCCGCCCGGTCCGCCGTGCAGGAACACCAGCGGGCGGCCGCGCGGGTTGCCGCATTCTTCGAAATAGATAGTGTGCAGGTCCGAGACCTTGAGCAAGCCCTTGCGATAGGGCTCGATGGCGGGAAAGAGCGCGGTCGGTACGCGCCGTCGGCGCGCGGGCTGGGTGGCCATGCTGTGGGTCCGCAATGTGAGGCGTGGCGATGATGCGCCGCGGCCGCGTCACGGTCCAGTCACCGCCATCGGCCCACGCGCGGCCGTGACGCGGGGTGATAGTATCCGCCGCGCCTGCCGCGCCCGAAGCGCGGCGCCATCACCGCAGTTTGATCAGGAGGGGAGATGATTTTTTCGCGTACGAAGGTTTGGCCGTTGCTGGGCTTGCTCGGCACGTTGGCGGCGCAGGCCGAAGAGGCCGCCGTGCAGCCGCAGCCCGATACCAACTGGACCAGCTACAACGAGAACGTCAACGGCCAGCGTTTCGTCAATCTCAACCAGATCACGCCGGCCAATGCCGCGCAGATCGGCGAAGTGTGCCGGCTCAAGGTCGATGAGACCGGCGCCTTCCATACTGGCATCCTGGAGCTGGACGGCCTGCTGTATTTCACCACCGCCAGCGATACGCTGGCGGTCGACGCCACCAACTGCCGCGTGCGCTGGCGTCATCATTACGAAGCCGAGGACCCGAGCGGCACGCCGCTCAAGGTCAACCGCGGCCTCGCCCACGCCAACGGCGTGTTGTACCGCGGCACGCTCGATTCGCGCCTGCTCGCCATCGACATGGCGAGCGGCAAGACCCTGTGGCAATACCAGGTCGGTGAACCCCAGCAGGGCGAATTCTTCAGCTCCGCGCCGCAGATCTACCAGGGCCTCGTGATCATCGGCGCGGCCGGCGGTGACTGGGGCACGCGCGGCCGCATCATGGCCTTCGACGCCAAGAGCGGTCGCGAGGTGTGGCGCTTCTACACCATTCCGCGCGGCGACGAGCCGGGCGCCGACTCCTGGCACGACCAGCAGAGCGCGCAGACCGGCGGCGGCGGTTCCTGGAGCACCTACACGCTCGACCACGCCTCGGGTGAAGTGTTCGTGCCGGTCGGCAACCCGACGCCCGATCTGCTGCCGCACCTGCGGCCTGGCGACAATCTCTACACCGACAGCATGGTGGTGCTCGACGCCGCCACCGGCAAATTGAAGTGGTATCACCAGCTGTTGTCGAACGACGGCCAGGATCTCGATCTCGGCGCCGCCCCGATGCTGTACTACAACAGCAAGGGCGAACGCATGGTCGCGCTCGGTTCCAAGGACGGCTACGTGTACGGCGTCAACCGCGAAAACCAGCAGCGCGTGTTCAAGACCCCGGTCACCACCATCAAGAACGCTGGCGTGCGCGCCAATTCGACCGGCGTCGAGATCTGTCCCGGGCCGCTGGGCGGCGTGGAATGGAATGGCCCGGCTTTTGATCGCCCCAACAAGGCCATCGTGGTCGGCGCCGTCGACTGGTGCGCGATCGAAACTGCCGAGGAAGGCTTCAAGTTCAAGCCCGGCCAGTTCAACCTCGGCGGCACCTTCAAGTTTTCCGACGTCGCGCGCGGCTGGATCACTTCGCTCGACGCCGACATCGGCGCGGTGCGCTGGAAGTTCGAAACGCCGGGGCCGATGGTGTCGGGCATCGTGCCGACCGCCGGCGGCGTGATCTTCGCGGGGGACATGAAGGGCAATTTCTTCGCCCTCAATGCCGCCGACGGCAAGGAGCTTTACCGTGCCCAGGCCGGCGGCGCGATGGCCGGCGGTGTCATCAGCTACAACCGTAAAGGGCGCCAGTACGTGGCGGCGGTGGCCGGCAACGTGTCGCGCCTGACCTTCGGCGTGACCGGCAGCCCGACGCTCCTGATCTACGCCCTCGGTGGCAATGGCAAGGGCGGCGCGGCGCCGGTGGCGTCCGCGGTGGCGGCGCCATCGCTGGCCACCGCCAGCGGCGCGGAGATCTACGGCAAGATCTGCGCGAACTGCCACGGCGGCAACGGCGAAGGCGTGAACGGGCCGGCCTTGAAGGGGCTCGCCACGCGCATGGACGAGGCCAAGACCATCGAATGGATCAAGAACCCGTCGGCCAAGATGCCCAAGCTATATCCCGAGCCCCTGGGCGAGCAGGCGGTCAAGAGCGTCGCCACCTATGTGCGAGGGCTGAAATAGTCCGCGCGCCGCTGGCCGATGGTGGATCGGCTGGCGGCGCTGCCCACCCGAAAGGGGGGCCTCGAAAGTAGGGAGGGAAAGAAAAATCCGGGGGCCGCAAAAAATTCCTTGATGTAGATCAAGTGGGCGGCTCTTGGCGCCAATCAGCATCCCCCTTCCAGAGGGGGGCCCAGATGAAACTCGGCATGCTGCATTTTTTCGAGAATCCGGCCGGCAAGTCGGAACTCGACATCATCCACGAGCAGACCGAACTCATGCTGGCCGCCGAGGACCTGGGCTTCGATTCGGTGTGGCCGGCCGAGCATCACTTCTCCGAATACGGCTGGTGCGCCTCACCGCAATTGTCGCTGGCGGCGATTGCCACGCGTACCTCGCGCATCCGTCTCGGCACCGGCATCCTGGTGCTGCCGTTTCACAATCCGATCCGCGTGGCCGAGGACCTGGCGTTTCTCGACCTCTTGTCCCACGGTCGCGTGGAGTTCGGCGTCGGGCGCGGTTACCAACCGCTCGAGTACCAGGGCTTCAATCTCGATCAGACCCAGTCGCGGGACATGTTCGACGAAGCCCTGCGCCTCATC
Proteins encoded:
- the pip gene encoding prolyl aminopeptidase, translating into MATQPARRRRVPTALFPAIEPYRKGLLKVSDLHTIYFEECGNPRGRPLVFLHGGPGGGCDAMQRRYFDPRKWRIVLFDQRGCGRSRPHAELRENTTWDLVADIERLREHLGIAQWLVFGGSWGSTLALAYAESFPKRVRALVLRGIFLLRASEIAWFYQDGASQLFPDAFEAYVAAIPKRERGDLLAAYYKRLTSRDRERRRRAARAWSVWEASTSKLVTDPALIRKFSGGRFAEAFARIEAHYFINRGFFEHDDQLLRNARRLRDIPGVIVQGRYDVVCPMRSAWDLHRAWPTAELVVVPDAGHSMSEDGIRAALIAHTDRYA
- a CDS encoding PQQ-binding-like beta-propeller repeat protein: MIFSRTKVWPLLGLLGTLAAQAEEAAVQPQPDTNWTSYNENVNGQRFVNLNQITPANAAQIGEVCRLKVDETGAFHTGILELDGLLYFTTASDTLAVDATNCRVRWRHHYEAEDPSGTPLKVNRGLAHANGVLYRGTLDSRLLAIDMASGKTLWQYQVGEPQQGEFFSSAPQIYQGLVIIGAAGGDWGTRGRIMAFDAKSGREVWRFYTIPRGDEPGADSWHDQQSAQTGGGGSWSTYTLDHASGEVFVPVGNPTPDLLPHLRPGDNLYTDSMVVLDAATGKLKWYHQLLSNDGQDLDLGAAPMLYYNSKGERMVALGSKDGYVYGVNRENQQRVFKTPVTTIKNAGVRANSTGVEICPGPLGGVEWNGPAFDRPNKAIVVGAVDWCAIETAEEGFKFKPGQFNLGGTFKFSDVARGWITSLDADIGAVRWKFETPGPMVSGIVPTAGGVIFAGDMKGNFFALNAADGKELYRAQAGGAMAGGVISYNRKGRQYVAAVAGNVSRLTFGVTGSPTLLIYALGGNGKGGAAPVASAVAAPSLATASGAEIYGKICANCHGGNGEGVNGPALKGLATRMDEAKTIEWIKNPSAKMPKLYPEPLGEQAVKSVATYVRGLK